From a single Pseudalkalibacillus hwajinpoensis genomic region:
- a CDS encoding ZIP family metal transporter, whose product MIIPTLINLFFIGFGGLILGSAAGLWAYTYYQHRLEALYLICGGMLIGVISLELIPESVQLFNFWALLVGVSLSLSLFICMDSALHVKFSEKSYLPLIAFVFAILSHNIPVGIALGMNSNSGEFGMALLLALFIHHLPEGVALYILTRISGINGVFVLVAACVVTIVLALSAWLGLESLQSNHVNGIFMGIAIGSLSYVAIHEIIGKVKGRVFKRELFLYTSLGILLLSLYLQISHKFF is encoded by the coding sequence ATGATAATCCCTACTTTGATTAATCTTTTTTTCATTGGTTTTGGCGGGTTGATCCTTGGCTCAGCTGCAGGTTTGTGGGCTTATACATATTATCAGCATCGTTTAGAAGCGCTCTATTTAATCTGTGGGGGAATGTTAATCGGTGTTATTTCACTTGAATTGATACCGGAGAGCGTACAGTTATTTAATTTCTGGGCGCTCCTCGTCGGGGTTTCGCTTTCTTTAAGTTTATTTATTTGTATGGATAGCGCCCTCCATGTGAAGTTTAGTGAAAAAAGCTATCTCCCTCTTATCGCATTCGTATTTGCTATTCTATCTCACAATATACCAGTAGGAATTGCGCTTGGAATGAACAGTAACAGCGGGGAATTTGGAATGGCGCTACTTCTAGCGTTGTTCATCCATCATCTACCAGAAGGGGTCGCCCTGTATATTCTAACTAGAATTAGTGGAATTAACGGCGTGTTTGTGTTAGTGGCTGCTTGCGTGGTAACGATTGTCTTAGCGCTATCTGCCTGGTTAGGCTTGGAATCCCTTCAGTCGAATCACGTGAATGGTATTTTTATGGGGATTGCTATAGGTTCTTTATCTTACGTAGCGATTCATGAAATAATAGGCAAAGTAAAAGGACGAGTTTTTAAGAGGGAGTTGTTTTTGTATACAAGTCTGGGAATACTTTTATTATCTCTTTACCTTCAGATTTCTCATAAATTCTTTTGA
- the copZ gene encoding copper chaperone CopZ produces the protein MEQSTLKIEGMTCGHCKSAVKTALKELEGVSDVEVNLEEGTANVSYDPSTVSVSAMNEAVEEQGYDIV, from the coding sequence ATGGAACAATCTACACTGAAAATCGAAGGTATGACATGTGGTCACTGTAAATCTGCTGTAAAAACAGCGTTGAAAGAACTTGAAGGAGTCTCGGATGTGGAAGTGAATTTAGAAGAAGGCACAGCAAATGTTTCGTATGATCCTTCTACTGTCTCTGTCTCAGCCATGAATGAAGCAGTCGAAGAACAGGGATATGATATCGTTTAA
- a CDS encoding heavy metal translocating P-type ATPase, whose translation MGTRKQLSLDVTGMTCASCSSRIEKVLNKMDGVEANVNLTMEKASVTYDGEKVKTEDIVSKIEKLGYGVRKERVELDIHGMTCAACSTRIEKGLNRTTGVDTAFVNLTTESGVVDYQPGAITIDDILQKVKKLGYEAVVKKDRDDQKSHKDEEIKKKKLHLMISAILSLPLLYTMLAHLPFDTAIPVPELLMMGWFQFLLATPVQFYIGAPFYTGAYRVLVNKSANMDVLVALGTSAAYFYSVIEGIRSYLNPSYNPSLYFETSAILITLILVGKLFEDLAKGRTTQAITKLLNLQAKEASVIREGVEVKVPVDQVQVGDMIVVRPGEKIPVDGIVKKGASSVDESMITGESIPIEKAEGSSVIGSTMNENGTLTMRAEKVGKDTALAGIIRIVEEAQGSKAPIQRMADVISGIFVPIVVAIAAITFLVWYFLVDPYNLPQALEAGIAVLVIACPCALGLATPTSIMVGTGKGAEQGILFKGGEFLEGTHKVDAILLDKTGTITKGKPEVTDFIVFGDDEKNVLKRLIAAEKASEHPLARSIVQYGLEKEVKVEEAEQFEAVPGHGIVAAVQEKQIFVGTRKLMKREQIAFSQFEEQMAEFETEGKTAMFIAFDGEVQGIIAVADTVKETSKNAIRELRSLGIDVYMITGDNRRTAEAIGKQVELNGVFAEVLPEEKANKVKELQEQGKRVAMVGDGINDAPALATADIGMAIGTGTDVAIETADVTLVGGDLEHIPKAIHLSRKTMRNIRQNLFWALFYNSIGVPIAAIGLLAPWVAGAAMAFSSVSVVTNSLRLKRIKL comes from the coding sequence TTGGGTACTAGGAAGCAGTTGTCTCTTGATGTAACCGGTATGACCTGTGCGTCATGTTCATCAAGAATTGAGAAAGTATTAAATAAGATGGATGGCGTTGAAGCAAACGTCAATCTCACGATGGAAAAAGCAAGCGTCACGTATGATGGGGAGAAGGTAAAGACAGAGGATATTGTTAGCAAAATTGAAAAACTAGGGTATGGTGTTCGTAAAGAAAGAGTTGAGCTTGATATCCATGGAATGACTTGTGCGGCTTGTTCAACCCGGATTGAAAAAGGATTGAATCGTACGACAGGTGTGGACACGGCATTTGTAAATTTGACAACTGAATCTGGTGTAGTCGACTATCAACCTGGTGCAATTACAATCGATGATATTTTACAAAAGGTTAAGAAATTAGGGTATGAAGCGGTAGTAAAGAAAGATCGAGACGATCAGAAGTCCCATAAGGATGAAGAGATAAAGAAGAAAAAGCTTCATTTAATGATTTCTGCTATCCTGTCGTTGCCATTGTTATACACGATGCTTGCTCACCTTCCATTCGATACGGCTATTCCGGTACCGGAATTACTGATGATGGGGTGGTTTCAGTTTCTTCTGGCAACACCGGTTCAGTTCTACATCGGCGCTCCATTTTATACAGGGGCCTATCGTGTACTGGTAAACAAAAGTGCGAATATGGATGTTCTGGTAGCGCTTGGAACATCAGCAGCTTATTTTTACAGCGTCATTGAAGGGATCAGAAGTTACCTTAATCCATCTTACAATCCTTCTTTATATTTTGAAACAAGCGCGATTCTCATTACGCTTATTTTAGTCGGAAAGCTATTTGAGGACCTTGCGAAAGGAAGAACAACACAGGCGATCACAAAGCTTCTTAATCTTCAGGCGAAAGAAGCAAGTGTAATTCGTGAGGGTGTTGAAGTAAAGGTGCCTGTTGATCAAGTTCAAGTCGGTGATATGATCGTCGTTCGTCCTGGTGAGAAAATCCCTGTAGACGGTATCGTTAAAAAGGGAGCTTCATCAGTAGATGAATCCATGATAACTGGAGAATCGATTCCGATTGAAAAAGCTGAAGGTTCAAGTGTGATCGGTTCTACAATGAATGAAAATGGCACGTTAACGATGAGGGCAGAGAAGGTTGGTAAAGATACTGCGCTTGCTGGAATAATAAGAATTGTGGAAGAAGCTCAAGGGTCAAAGGCCCCAATTCAAAGAATGGCAGACGTAATTTCAGGAATTTTTGTTCCAATTGTAGTTGCGATTGCAGCGATTACGTTTCTTGTCTGGTATTTCCTTGTTGATCCATACAATTTACCACAGGCTCTAGAAGCAGGGATTGCTGTACTTGTGATTGCCTGCCCTTGTGCGCTCGGTTTAGCAACACCAACCTCAATTATGGTAGGGACTGGAAAAGGTGCTGAGCAGGGGATTCTTTTCAAAGGCGGGGAATTTCTGGAAGGAACCCATAAGGTTGATGCGATCTTGCTTGATAAAACAGGAACGATCACAAAAGGGAAGCCAGAAGTGACCGATTTTATCGTATTTGGAGATGATGAGAAGAACGTTTTAAAACGATTGATTGCGGCAGAAAAAGCATCGGAGCACCCTCTGGCAAGATCGATTGTTCAATACGGATTGGAGAAAGAGGTAAAGGTAGAAGAAGCAGAACAGTTTGAGGCGGTACCTGGCCATGGTATTGTGGCTGCTGTTCAAGAGAAGCAGATTTTTGTAGGTACGAGAAAGCTTATGAAGCGGGAGCAAATTGCGTTCTCTCAATTTGAAGAGCAAATGGCTGAATTTGAAACTGAAGGTAAGACCGCAATGTTTATTGCGTTTGATGGTGAAGTGCAGGGGATTATTGCAGTAGCAGACACCGTTAAAGAGACTTCAAAAAATGCGATCCGAGAGTTGCGCTCGCTTGGTATCGACGTGTACATGATTACTGGTGATAACAGACGAACTGCTGAAGCCATTGGTAAACAGGTTGAGCTAAACGGTGTGTTTGCGGAAGTCCTGCCTGAGGAAAAAGCAAATAAAGTGAAGGAATTACAGGAGCAAGGGAAGAGGGTTGCAATGGTTGGAGATGGCATTAATGATGCCCCAGCTCTTGCTACGGCTGACATTGGAATGGCGATTGGAACTGGAACAGACGTTGCGATTGAAACCGCAGACGTTACACTCGTTGGCGGAGATCTTGAACATATTCCAAAAGCGATTCACTTAAGTCGGAAAACGATGCGTAATATCCGTCAGAATTTATTCTGGGCGCTATTCTATAATTCGATTGGTGTTCCAATTGCCGCTATTGGTCTATTAGCACCGTGGGTGGCAGGAGCAGCGATGGCGTTCAGTTCCGTATCCGTTGTGACAAATTCGCTTCGCTTAAAACGTATTAAGCTTTAA
- a CDS encoding metal-sensing transcriptional repressor, whose product MEEENLSVQPDKRPSEPRTEEEKQQLQNRLKRIEGQIRGIQKMVGDDRYCVDILIQLSAIQAALKKVGYTLLERHTKTCVASSIQEGDGDHHIEELMKVIQQFSK is encoded by the coding sequence TTGGAAGAAGAAAACCTCTCAGTGCAACCAGATAAGCGTCCCTCTGAACCAAGAACGGAAGAAGAAAAGCAACAGCTACAGAATCGATTAAAGCGAATTGAAGGTCAAATACGTGGTATACAAAAGATGGTCGGGGATGATCGGTATTGTGTTGATATCCTTATCCAGCTATCAGCCATTCAAGCTGCATTAAAAAAGGTTGGGTATACGTTACTCGAGCGACATACGAAAACGTGTGTAGCGAGTTCGATACAAGAAGGTGACGGTGATCATCATATTGAGGAATTAATGAAGGTGATCCAACAATTCTCCAAATAA
- a CDS encoding arginine deiminase family protein has protein sequence MMSHKGAKAMKFNLNCWNEQDELKTVVVCSPSILEVSDQQTATDVQWEKQVDQEKARRNHEEMVSVMEKAGVIVVDYSTYLSTDDLALNEKLINRCFVRDLACVFGHILLPGAAGTSMRRPEYFQSHRIFQEWFDEKKFLIQANNKLKALEYGDVMVLNKDAVFINTGIRTSIESVEALQGHLFQAGFSEIGLIDLPRRPDTMHLDMNGNVAGADVFIAKSYMSYFPVLVRREDGFSFQMTGDFLNRHGFAVEWIEHIKHTIADINFLNLNPETILISTKANKSLFKNHPTLKKKKLVEVEVNELENGGGGIRCMTLPLERG, from the coding sequence ATGATGAGTCATAAAGGAGCTAAAGCGATGAAGTTCAATCTAAACTGCTGGAATGAACAAGATGAGTTGAAAACGGTAGTTGTATGTTCTCCCTCGATTTTAGAAGTTTCTGATCAACAAACAGCAACGGACGTGCAGTGGGAAAAGCAGGTCGATCAAGAAAAGGCAAGAAGGAACCATGAAGAGATGGTTAGCGTAATGGAGAAAGCGGGAGTCATAGTAGTGGATTACTCCACTTATTTATCGACAGATGACTTAGCGCTTAACGAGAAGCTAATTAATCGGTGCTTTGTGCGTGATCTCGCCTGTGTGTTTGGGCACATCCTTCTTCCTGGGGCTGCTGGCACATCGATGAGGCGTCCGGAATATTTTCAGTCTCATCGGATTTTCCAGGAGTGGTTTGATGAAAAGAAGTTCCTCATTCAAGCCAATAATAAGTTAAAAGCTCTGGAATACGGAGATGTGATGGTATTGAATAAAGATGCCGTCTTCATTAATACGGGTATTCGGACAAGCATTGAGAGTGTGGAAGCGTTGCAAGGGCATTTATTTCAAGCTGGATTTTCAGAAATTGGGCTTATCGATTTACCGAGACGCCCTGATACGATGCACCTTGATATGAATGGTAATGTAGCGGGGGCTGACGTGTTTATTGCGAAAAGCTATATGAGTTATTTTCCTGTTCTGGTTCGGAGAGAAGATGGGTTTAGCTTTCAAATGACAGGTGACTTTTTGAACAGGCACGGGTTTGCTGTAGAGTGGATAGAGCATATCAAACATACCATTGCGGATATCAATTTCTTAAACCTGAATCCTGAAACCATATTGATTAGTACGAAAGCTAACAAAAGCCTATTTAAAAACCATCCAACATTGAAAAAGAAAAAATTAGTGGAAGTAGAGGTTAATGAGCTCGAAAATGGAGGCGGAGGTATCCGTTGTATGACGCTACCACTCGAGCGGGGATAA
- a CDS encoding YqcI/YcgG family protein — MELYTKRWIEGHREEFDDWKFSAFTYFKEMIEDNENPYPCIPGKLGFHNDTLRFGFAGDPQDDESSNQLGILLKQYSEVSRDTGKYTSLVVLFDSRLIAPQEASVDKFQSLFWTLINKVHELDEKPWPGHIPKDPHNSEWEFCFNGEPYFAFCATPAHSVRKSRHFPYFLIAFQPRWVFDEINAETAFGKKLKKAIRKRLLSYDGIEAHPALKWYGEQDNYEWEQYFLSDDDSSLSKCPFTALKNKWKGIRS; from the coding sequence ATGGAGTTGTATACAAAGAGATGGATTGAAGGACATCGAGAAGAATTTGATGACTGGAAGTTTTCCGCCTTTACCTATTTTAAAGAAATGATTGAAGATAACGAAAACCCATATCCATGTATTCCAGGCAAGCTGGGGTTTCATAACGACACACTACGTTTTGGTTTTGCGGGTGATCCACAAGATGATGAATCAAGTAATCAATTAGGAATATTATTAAAGCAATACAGTGAAGTTTCGCGGGATACTGGGAAGTATACATCGCTGGTTGTGTTATTTGATTCAAGGTTGATTGCCCCACAAGAAGCAAGTGTAGACAAGTTTCAATCATTATTCTGGACTCTTATAAATAAAGTTCATGAATTGGATGAGAAACCATGGCCAGGACACATACCGAAAGACCCACATAATTCTGAATGGGAGTTCTGTTTTAATGGGGAACCTTATTTTGCTTTCTGTGCAACACCTGCCCATTCGGTTAGGAAAAGTCGACACTTTCCCTACTTTCTTATTGCTTTTCAACCTCGGTGGGTGTTTGATGAGATCAATGCGGAGACCGCGTTTGGAAAGAAGCTAAAGAAGGCGATTCGCAAACGACTTCTTTCGTATGATGGGATTGAGGCTCATCCAGCGTTAAAGTGGTATGGAGAGCAGGATAATTATGAGTGGGAGCAGTATTTCTTATCTGATGATGATTCTTCACTATCTAAATGTCCCTTTACTGCATTGAAGAATAAATGGAAGGGAATCCGTTCATAA